From the Polyangia bacterium genome, one window contains:
- a CDS encoding NADP-dependent malic enzyme, with translation MIRKIDALDYHRNGRPGKMEVVPTKPLVTQRDLSLAYSPGVAEPCREIADNPETVWEYTARGNLVGVITNGTAVLGLGNIGPLASKPVMEGKGCLFKKFADIDVFDLELSATDVDGFVEAVAALEPTFGGLNLEDLKAPECFEIETALRKRMSIPVFHDDQHGTAIISGAALINGAEICGKKLANLKVVVSGAGASAIACANFYVDLGVPLENITLIDSVGVIFAGRGQGMNPYKARFARRDDGARTRADAMRDADVLLGLSKAGLVTGEMLKTMAEKPMIFALANPDPEVSYADAKEARPDAIVATGRSDFPNQVNNVLGFPYIFRGALDVRARDINETMKVAAAHALAKLAHQPVPDSVSEAYGVSSIRFGVDYIIPKPLDPRVLWWCAPAVAKAAMDSGVARIQLDLDEYRDRLQRRMGGPQTIMGRIIQRAKSSPKCIVFPEGDDIKVLRACQIILDEKIARPILMGQEKRIRQRCAELDLEIAGAQIINPADSPKLAEYTRDLLELRCRKGINTATAQQQMARRINFAMMMVRRGDADGLVAGLTTPYPETIRPALQMLGIRPNVHRATSMYMMLMKNEVKFFADPSINIEPDAETLADTAIQVADAVRAFEVAPRIAMISFSNFGSAPHPESARVSAAVDLVRKRRPDLEIDGELQADIALDNDKMRELFPFTRLTDEANVLIFPSLSAANAAYKVLSALGGATAIGPILLGINKPITVLPRDANVDTIVSMTAYTVAQAQERAAR, from the coding sequence ATGATCCGAAAGATCGACGCCCTTGACTATCACCGCAATGGACGGCCGGGAAAAATGGAGGTGGTCCCGACCAAGCCGCTGGTCACGCAGCGCGATCTGTCGCTGGCCTATTCACCGGGTGTCGCCGAACCGTGCCGCGAGATCGCCGACAACCCGGAGACGGTGTGGGAGTACACCGCCCGCGGCAACCTGGTCGGCGTCATCACCAACGGCACGGCGGTGCTGGGTCTGGGCAACATCGGCCCGCTGGCCAGCAAACCGGTGATGGAGGGCAAAGGCTGTCTCTTCAAAAAATTCGCCGACATCGACGTTTTCGATCTCGAGCTGTCGGCCACCGACGTCGACGGGTTCGTCGAGGCGGTGGCGGCGCTGGAGCCCACCTTCGGCGGCCTCAACCTGGAAGATCTGAAAGCGCCCGAGTGCTTCGAGATCGAAACCGCCCTGCGCAAGCGCATGTCCATCCCGGTCTTTCACGACGACCAGCACGGCACGGCGATCATCTCGGGTGCGGCGCTGATCAACGGCGCGGAGATCTGCGGGAAAAAACTGGCCAACTTGAAAGTGGTGGTCTCGGGCGCCGGCGCCTCGGCCATCGCCTGCGCGAACTTCTACGTCGATCTCGGCGTGCCGCTGGAGAACATCACCTTGATTGATTCGGTGGGGGTCATCTTCGCTGGGCGCGGCCAGGGCATGAACCCCTACAAGGCGCGCTTTGCCCGCCGCGACGACGGCGCCCGCACCCGCGCCGATGCCATGCGCGACGCCGACGTGCTGCTGGGTCTGTCGAAGGCCGGTCTGGTCACCGGCGAGATGCTGAAGACGATGGCCGAAAAACCGATGATCTTCGCGCTGGCCAACCCCGATCCGGAGGTCAGCTATGCCGACGCCAAAGAGGCGCGCCCGGACGCCATCGTCGCCACCGGGCGCAGCGATTTTCCCAACCAGGTGAACAATGTCCTCGGCTTCCCCTACATCTTCCGCGGCGCCCTGGACGTCCGCGCCCGCGACATCAACGAGACGATGAAGGTCGCCGCCGCGCACGCGCTGGCGAAGCTGGCCCACCAGCCGGTGCCGGACAGCGTCTCCGAAGCGTACGGCGTCTCGTCGATCCGCTTCGGTGTCGACTACATCATTCCGAAGCCGCTGGACCCACGCGTGCTGTGGTGGTGCGCGCCGGCGGTGGCCAAGGCAGCCATGGATTCGGGTGTGGCGCGCATCCAGCTCGACCTGGACGAGTACCGCGACCGCCTGCAGCGCCGCATGGGCGGGCCGCAGACCATCATGGGCCGCATCATCCAGCGGGCCAAATCCAGCCCCAAATGCATCGTCTTCCCCGAAGGTGATGACATCAAGGTGCTGCGCGCCTGCCAGATCATCCTGGACGAAAAGATCGCCCGCCCGATCTTGATGGGACAGGAGAAGCGCATCCGCCAGCGTTGCGCCGAGCTGGATCTGGAGATCGCCGGGGCTCAGATCATCAACCCCGCTGATTCGCCCAAGCTGGCCGAGTACACCCGCGACCTTTTGGAGCTGCGCTGTCGCAAGGGCATCAACACGGCCACCGCTCAGCAGCAGATGGCCCGGCGGATCAACTTCGCCATGATGATGGTGAGGCGCGGCGACGCCGACGGGCTGGTGGCCGGATTGACCACGCCGTACCCGGAAACCATTCGCCCGGCGCTGCAGATGCTGGGCATTCGCCCCAACGTTCACCGCGCCACCAGCATGTACATGATGCTGATGAAGAACGAGGTGAAGTTCTTCGCCGATCCCAGCATCAACATCGAACCGGACGCTGAAACCCTGGCCGACACCGCCATCCAAGTGGCGGACGCCGTGCGCGCCTTCGAGGTGGCGCCGCGCATCGCGATGATCTCGTTTTCCAACTTCGGCTCGGCGCCGCACCCCGAATCAGCGCGGGTGTCGGCGGCGGTGGATCTGGTGCGCAAACGCCGCCCCGACCTGGAGATCGACGGCGAGCTGCAGGCCGACATCGCCCTCGACAACGACAAGATGCGCGAGCTCTTCCCCTTCACCCGCCTCACCGACGAAGCCAACGTGCTGATCTTCCCGTCGCTGTCGGCGGCCAACGCCGCCTACAAGGTGCTGAGCGCGCTGGGTGGGGCGACCGCCATCGGCCCCATCCTCCTCGGCATCAACAAGCCGATCACCGTCCTGCCCCGCGACGCCAACGTGGACACCATCGTTAGCATGACAGCTTACACAGTGGCGCAAGCGCAGGAACGAGCCGCCCGTTAA
- a CDS encoding HDOD domain-containing protein → MPATPNQKSSTPDSVLIIDSEEGPRKQLEGALSRQGYQVKGSGDAEEALKMAGAGPLHAIVLGDKLAQLDAPLVLRRLSEGRVSASVVVTGVAQTTTERIIESLRAGAVEFVRKPLQPAMVMDAVQRAVTIARKKQSGPAAIAPTFPESVLPRKPTPLHPELAAIFDKLRDAPVEIPTSPMILGELRKAMNQSRTSLDDVARLVQYDPSISLELLKLANGQAYARGTRTSDIKTAVGRVGLKPLETVVETVFQRGCFVPAGQPFCEMLSSLWWYSAASAIAMRVLAELLGPSARLDSGVAYAAGLFRDLGAAFLIRLVSERAPLVEAPDHLLFLRQRHEYAASLLLSGLGLDPAIAQVAGSHHAQSAPTGSSLYWPLSAMASELADTALPGGDVTRLVRRGAAFTATSADTLRISEGLLRKATDQLAAELASVSVLFG, encoded by the coding sequence TTGCCGGCGACACCGAACCAGAAGTCCTCGACGCCCGATTCCGTTTTGATCATCGACAGCGAAGAAGGCCCGCGCAAGCAGCTGGAAGGCGCGCTGAGCCGGCAGGGCTATCAGGTCAAGGGCAGCGGCGACGCCGAGGAGGCCCTGAAGATGGCGGGCGCCGGGCCGCTGCACGCGATCGTGCTCGGCGACAAGCTGGCGCAGCTGGACGCGCCGCTGGTTTTGCGGCGGCTGTCCGAAGGGCGCGTGTCAGCGTCGGTGGTGGTGACCGGGGTGGCCCAAACCACCACCGAACGGATCATCGAGAGCCTGCGCGCCGGCGCGGTTGAATTCGTACGCAAGCCGCTGCAGCCGGCGATGGTGATGGACGCCGTTCAGCGCGCGGTCACTATCGCGCGGAAAAAACAATCCGGGCCGGCGGCCATCGCGCCCACGTTTCCCGAGTCCGTGTTGCCTCGAAAACCGACGCCCCTGCACCCCGAGCTGGCGGCGATCTTCGACAAGCTGCGCGACGCGCCCGTCGAAATCCCCACCTCGCCGATGATTCTGGGCGAGCTGCGGAAGGCGATGAACCAATCGCGCACCTCGCTGGATGACGTCGCCCGGCTGGTGCAGTACGACCCCAGCATCTCGCTGGAGCTTTTGAAGCTGGCCAACGGCCAAGCCTACGCGCGCGGCACGCGCACCAGCGACATCAAGACCGCCGTCGGCCGCGTGGGGCTGAAACCGCTGGAGACCGTCGTCGAGACGGTGTTCCAGCGGGGCTGCTTCGTGCCCGCCGGCCAGCCGTTTTGCGAGATGCTGTCGTCGCTGTGGTGGTACTCGGCGGCCTCGGCGATCGCCATGCGCGTGCTGGCCGAGCTTTTGGGGCCCAGCGCCCGCCTGGATTCGGGCGTGGCCTACGCCGCCGGGTTGTTTCGCGATCTCGGCGCGGCGTTCCTGATCCGTCTGGTCAGCGAACGGGCGCCGTTGGTGGAGGCGCCCGACCACCTGCTGTTCCTGCGCCAGCGCCACGAGTACGCGGCCTCATTGCTGCTGTCAGGCCTGGGCCTGGACCCGGCCATCGCGCAGGTGGCCGGCAGCCACCACGCGCAAAGCGCACCCACCGGGTCCAGTCTCTACTGGCCACTGTCGGCCATGGCCTCCGAGCTGGCGGACACCGCGCTACCGGGCGGCGACGTCACCCGCCTGGTGCGACGCGGAGCCGCCTTCACCGCCACCAGCGCCGACACCCTGCGCATCAGCGAAGGCCTGTTGCGCAAGGCCACCGATCAGTTGGCCGCCGAGCTGGCGTCGGTCAGCGTCCTGTTCGGTTAG